The sequence below is a genomic window from Deltaproteobacteria bacterium RBG_16_64_85.
GCTCTGGAGGACCGGGACCTGCTCCGCGAGGCGCTCTCCGGCGCCGACATGGTGTTCCTCACGGCGGGGCTCGGCGGCGGGACCGGCACGGGCGCAGGCCCCATCGTCGCGGAGGTCGCCAGGGAGGTGGGTGCACTTTCGGTGGCGGTGGTCACCCGTCCCTTCTCCTTCGAGGGGGCCACGCGGAGGCGCCAGGCCGAGATCGGGGTCAAGGACCTGCGCAGCCTCGTCGATACGATCATCGTCATCCCGAACGAGAAGCTGCTGCTCATTGCCGGGAAGGAGATGCGTTTCGTGGAGGCGTTCCGGAAGGTCGACGAGGTCCTGTTCCAGGCGGTCCGCAGCATCTCGGAGCTGGTGACCAAGCCGGGATACATCAACCTCGACTTCGCGGACGTCAAGGCGATCATGGCCGGCATGGGCGTCGCGCTGATGGGCACCGGCTGCGCCTCCGGGCAGAACCGGGCGGTCGCCGCGGCGGAGAAGGCGATCTCCAGCCCACTGCTGGAGGACGTCTCGATCCGGGGGGCGCGCGGGGTGCTGATCAACATCACCGCGGGACCCTCGCTCTCCTTAAGCGAGGTCAACGAGGCGGCGAGCCTCGTCCGGGAGGAGGCCGACGATGATGCGAACATCATCTTCGGCACCGTCATCGACGAGGGGCTCGGGGAGGAATTCAAGGTGACGGTCATCGCGACCGGGTTCGAATCGGGGGTGGCGGAGAGCTTCTGGAAGGGTCCGCGCCGCACGATCAAGCTGGTGGGCAAGGAGGATCTGGAGAAGCCGACATTCCTCCGGGCCGCGGCGCAGAAGCCCCCGGAGCGGATCGAGGACCTCCCCGTCATCGACAAGGAGAGCGAGTCGGAGGCCCTCGAGGAGTTCGAGATCCCGACGTTCCTGCGCCGCCGCGGAGAGTAGGAAGCTCCGCCCCCTAAGGGGCAGCCGGGATTCGTCATGGCGTGGGAGATCCGAAAACTCCACGACGTCGTCCTGTCCCGCGAGGTCGGAGCCAAGAGGAAAGAGTGGGGCGGCAGGCTCCGCGTCGCACTGGTCTACCCGAACCGATACGCGGCGGGGATGTCGAACCTCGGGTTCCTCTCCATCCATGCACGCATCAACGAGAGGCCCGACGCCCTGTGCGAGCGGGCCTTTTTACCGTCCGCCGCGGAGGAGCGGATCCTCGCCCGCCGGTCGCTTCCCCTCTCGACCCTGGAAAGCGGCTGTACCCTGAAGGATTTCGACGTCGTCGCATTTTCCCTGTCGTACGAGAACGATCTCCTGAACGTCCCGTCGATCCTTTCGGCGGGGGACGTCCCGCCGTTTCGCAAGGACCGGGAGGCCGCCGGCGGTCGTCGGCCGCTGGTCCTCGCCGGAGGTTTCGCCGCCTCTCTCAACCCCGAGCCTTCCGGGGTTTTCGCCGACGCCGTGGTGATCGGCGACGGCGAAAGGGCGTCGGAAGCGGTTCTCGACCTGGGAGATCCTCATCCCGCGGACAAGGGATACCTGAAAAGTCTTGCCGCCATCTCCGGCGTCTACATCCCGGCCGGTTACGTTCCCGAATACCTCGAGCCCATCGGCGGCGATCCCGGGAAGGAAGGAAGGCTGCGAGCCCTGAACAACCTTCCCGGTTTTCCCGGGCA
It includes:
- a CDS encoding cell division protein FtsZ, with the translated sequence MFTLIEENRCHAVIKVFGVGGGGGNAINTMIEEGLSGVEFIVANTDAQALSKNLAPLKIQMGARLTKGLGAGANPDIGREAALEDRDLLREALSGADMVFLTAGLGGGTGTGAGPIVAEVAREVGALSVAVVTRPFSFEGATRRRQAEIGVKDLRSLVDTIIVIPNEKLLLIAGKEMRFVEAFRKVDEVLFQAVRSISELVTKPGYINLDFADVKAIMAGMGVALMGTGCASGQNRAVAAAEKAISSPLLEDVSIRGARGVLINITAGPSLSLSEVNEAASLVREEADDDANIIFGTVIDEGLGEEFKVTVIATGFESGVAESFWKGPRRTIKLVGKEDLEKPTFLRAAAQKPPERIEDLPVIDKESESEALEEFEIPTFLRRRGE